The genomic region GCGCGGGCGACAGCGACACGCTGCTGCTGGCCGCCGGAGAGTTCGGCTGGCAGCCGCTTGCCCATGCCGCCAAGCCCGACCAACTTCAAGCCCTCTTCGGCCCGCTCACGCGCTTCCTTCCTCTTCAACCCGGAAGACTCCAGACCATAGGCGACATTGTCGAGCGAAGTCATATGGGGAAACAGGGCGTAGCTCTGGAAAACCATGGAGACATCGCGCTCGTTGGCGGGCAGCATCGTCACATCCTTGCCGGCAATCAGGATGCGGCCAGAGGACGGATGCTCGAGACCCGCGAGCATCCGCAATGTCGTCGTCTTGCCGCAGCCAGAGGGGCCGAGGAGCGTCACCAGCGTCCCAGGCGCAATGGTCAACGACAGATCCGGAATGGCGGTGAAGGCGCCAAAGATCTTCCTGACACTCTGGAAAACCACGGAACCGGGTTTGATCATGCTCATGTTGGATTCTCCTGACCGATCGGCGTGGGTGCGATTACGACGGGGGCGGCGATCGCAACGCGGTTCTCGCGTCGCAGACGGCGTTCACCGACGATGAACTGGAAGCCTGTGATGACGGCGATCATCACGACGATCAGCGCCGAGGAGTAGGCGATGGCGACGCCGTATTCGCCATTTTCGACCAAGCCGACAATGAAAGCGGTGGACATGTTGTACTGGGCGCTGACGAGAAAGATCACAGCGCTGATCGATGTGATGGCGCGCACGAAGGAATAGACGAGTGCCGCCGTGATGGCAGGGCGAAGGAGGGGAAGGATAACCTTTCGGATCGTCCGGAAGCTGGTGGCGCCCAGCGTCAGGGATGCCTCATCGAGGCTCTTGTCGAGCTGGCTCATGGCGGCAACGCCGCCTCGGACGCCGACCGGCATGTTGCGGAAGACGAAGCAGGCAACAAGGATCAGCGCGGTGCCTGTCATTTCCAGTGGCGGCAGATTGAATGCCATGATGTAGCTGATGCCGATGACGGTGCCCGGAATAGCGAAGCTCATCATCAGTGCGAACTCGAAGATGTTCCGGCCGACGAACCGCTGGCGAACAATGATATAGGCGGTCAGCAGGCCGACAGCGGCCGTCAAGGGTGCGGAGATCAGAGCGATTTCCATCGTCGTCCAGAATGAGTTCCAGGCAACCCCGGACCATTCCAGCCCCCCGTCGTTGCGCAAGCCGATGGAGAACGCTTTGATGTAGTGTTCGATGGTCAGGCTGCTATCTAGCCCCCATGTTTTCACGAAGCCACCGAACAGGATCATACCGTAAACGACGAGCGTGAATGCAATCCACGGAATAACCATGGCGTGGACGGCGATCGACAGGCCTTTCGGCAGGGCAATGTGCGCACCCGAATCACCCTTGCCGGTCACGGTGGCAAAGCTCTTGCCGGAAAGCCAGAAGCGCTGCGTGATGAAGGCTGTCATCGTGAACACCAGAAGGATCATCGCAAGCACGGCTGCTCTTGACGGATCGTTCTGCGAGCCGACCACAGCGAAGAAGATTTCCGTGGACAGCACGCCGTGGCTCCCGCCTAGCACCATTGGATTGCCGAAATCCGCCATGCTTTCGATGAATCCGATCAGGAATGCATTTGCCAGACCCGGCGTCATCAGCGGCAGCGACACCCGCCAGAATGTCCGCCAGCGATTGGCGCGCAATGTTTGCGAGGCCTCTTCCATCGAAGGACTTACACCTTCGACGACACCAATCAGCACCAGAAACGAAATCGGGGTAAAGGATAGCACCTGAGCAATCCAGATCCCTGTCAGGCCATAGAGCCAACGGCTGGGTTCCGCTCCGGTCAAGCTGCCCACCCATTCAGTGACGACACCGGAGCGTCCGAACAGCAGAATCAGCGCCAGACCGATGACGAAGGGCGGCGTGATGATCGGTAGGATGGTCAGCAGCCGCAGACCCTTTTTGAAAGGAAATCGGGTGCGGGTGGCAACAAGGGCAAAACAGAGCCCAAGCAGGGTTGCTCCCGTCGCAGTCAGGATCGCGAGGCAAAGCGTCCGCCATGCGACGCCGCAACTGTCGCCGCCGACAATGCAACTCAGGCTCCAGACCGAAGGATCCTGGATATTGGAGATGAAGCCCGTCGCGTCGAATGAGCCGTCGATAGACTGGAAGGCCCCGACGAACATGCTGCCGACCGGGTAGAATACAAAGATGGCCACAAGGAAGATCAACATGGTGATCGAGCCTATGACAAACGCATCGCCCTTCATCACACCGCGTTTCGCAAGGCCGAACGAAAAAAGCAGGACAAACACGATTGCTGTGACAATGGCGCCGGCGCCCATCGAGGGCTGCCCGTCCGACATAGGTCCAAACAGAGTTTCGCTGACGGACCAGCTCCAGCCGGAGAAGTTGATCGCAAGGCCTTGGAATATCAGATAGGCGACGCCGATTGCACCCGCCCAGGCAAGGACGAGCCCTTGACGCTCAGGCGCGCCGATGAAGCGCGATGCGCCCGCCACCAGAAGCGGAACAGCCGCAACCAGCAGCCACCAACGCCCAAATATTTCGAGAGCCGCAGGGGCTATTGCCAGATCATTCGGATAGCTGGAGAGCCAACCAAAACTGTAGAAGCCGCCCTCGATCCGGTACCAGGGCAACACGATCATGGCCAAAAGTCCGACAATGAAGGCGACATCCTGCCTGCGACTGGCTTGTGTCATGTCTATTTATCTCCGCTCAAGTTTTGTGAAGGCTGCCAAAGATCAGTTCGGCAGCCAACGGCACTGGGGCTCAGTTAGCCTTGGCGCCGATCTCCTTGTTCCAGCGGGAGAGCAAGGCCTTGCGGACAGTCGGATCGCCATATTTGGCGAAGTCGTAATCAATAAGCTTGATGTCGTCGAACTTCGGCGCTTCCTTCGGCACCTCGGCAAACTTGTTGGACGGAAGCTGATAGGACTTGCCGTCCTTCATGTGCGATTGCGCTTCTGCCGACAGAGCCCAGTCATACCATTTCTCGGCATTTTCCAGGTTCCTCGCGCCCTTTACGATCGACATCGAGCCGATTTCGTAACCCGTGCCCTCGCAGGGCGCGACTGTCTTGATTGGGAAGCCCTCGACCGTCTGGGCTACAGCATCGTGCATGAATACGATTCCGATCGTCGCTTCACCGCGCGCGGCGGACTTGACGGGCGCAGAGCCGGATTTCGTGTACTGGGAAATGTTTGCGTTCAGCTTGGTGAGATACTCGAAGGCCTTATCCTCACCCATGATTTGCACGAGCGTGGCAAGGCTGTTGTACGATGTCCCCGACGAGTTTGGATTGGCGATCTGGATTTCACCCTTGTAGGAGGGGTCGAGAAGATCAGCCCAACATTTCGGTTCCTTAAAGCCTTTCTTCTTCAAGAGCTCCGTATTGTAGCCCCAGCCAAGTGCGCCGGCGTAGACGCCGACCGTACGGAACTTGGAGGTTTCGGCCTGCTTTTTGGCCCAATCCTGAAGTTGATCGAACAATGGTGATTTGTATTCCTGCGTCAAACCTTCGGCGGCGGCCTGAAGATGCGGATCGCCTGTCCCCGCCCACCAGATGTCGGTCTTCGGATTGCGGGCTTCGGCGCGGATTTTCGCGTAGGTCTCGCCTGCGGAGAGGCGAACCATGTTCACCTTGATGTCCGACTGCTTCTCGAACAGGCTCTTCATAACGTCGCAAACCTCGGGGTCTGCCGAGCAGATCATGTTGAGGTCGCCTGCCGCATGGGCCGAATAGGCGCAAAGGGACACACCCGTGGCAAGCAATGCCGCGGCCAATTTGATGGATCGCATAGTTTCCTCCGTTAATACGACGCCTCCACGCCGTTCGCTGTTTGCAAGCGTGTGCAAATGCTGCCTGCGAATACTAAGCCTGTCAACATGTTTGTCATAAAAATAACATTAAAGTCGACAGCATGCTTCTTGCACGGCTTTGCAAAAAGGTGCATGAATCTGTGCAAAACACAGGGAGCTAGGTGCGTGTCTCAAAAACTCTTCGTCAGTGCGGACGAGGTCGCCAAGCGGGCAGGGGTGTCGCGCTCGGCCGTGTCGAGGGCGTTTACACCTGGCGCGTCCGTGTCGGCATCGACGCGTCAAAAGGTGGTCCAGGCTGCCGAAGAACTTGGCTATCATGTCAATCATCTTGCCCGTGGCCTGATGCGCAACGAAAGTGGGATTGTTTGCCTCATCGTTTCTGATGTCGCCACACCCTATCGGTCGGCGCTTTTGCGGGAGCTGACGCAGCAGCTCCAGTTGGCAGGCAAGGTCGCCATGCTTGTCAATACGGATCGATCGGACGGCAGCGTTGATCGCGCCCTGCAACAGGCCATCCGATATCGAGCCGATGCATCGATCATCATGTCCGGTCTACCCGACAAGTCGATCGCCCAGCTCTGTTTGCGCAGCGGCCAAAGGCTTGTGCTGATCAATCGCGACGACGACCAGCCGGGCCCCTTGCGGATCAATCTAGATGATACCGAAGCGGCGCAAAGGGTCGTAACCGCATTCGTGCGGGCCGGATGCCGACGGCTTGCATTTGCCAATTCCGACGCGGGCACGCCAAGTCTGATGGCGCGTGAGACGGGTTTCGTTGCCGCAGCGAAGGCGCAGGGACTGGATGTCACCGTCGAGCGTTACGGTCTCACCGGATATGAATCCGGGAAGGTGCTGGCACAACGACTGCTTACCAAAAGCGAGCGCCCTGACGCCGTGTTTTGCGCGACTGACCTGTTGGCGTGCGGGTTTATGGATGCTGCCCGTCATCAGTTTTCGATTTCGGTTCCTGAGAGCCTCAGCATTGTTGGCTTCGACGATATCGAA from Rhizobium rhododendri harbors:
- a CDS encoding ABC transporter permease — its product is MTQASRRQDVAFIVGLLAMIVLPWYRIEGGFYSFGWLSSYPNDLAIAPAALEIFGRWWLLVAAVPLLVAGASRFIGAPERQGLVLAWAGAIGVAYLIFQGLAINFSGWSWSVSETLFGPMSDGQPSMGAGAIVTAIVFVLLFSFGLAKRGVMKGDAFVIGSITMLIFLVAIFVFYPVGSMFVGAFQSIDGSFDATGFISNIQDPSVWSLSCIVGGDSCGVAWRTLCLAILTATGATLLGLCFALVATRTRFPFKKGLRLLTILPIITPPFVIGLALILLFGRSGVVTEWVGSLTGAEPSRWLYGLTGIWIAQVLSFTPISFLVLIGVVEGVSPSMEEASQTLRANRWRTFWRVSLPLMTPGLANAFLIGFIESMADFGNPMVLGGSHGVLSTEIFFAVVGSQNDPSRAAVLAMILLVFTMTAFITQRFWLSGKSFATVTGKGDSGAHIALPKGLSIAVHAMVIPWIAFTLVVYGMILFGGFVKTWGLDSSLTIEHYIKAFSIGLRNDGGLEWSGVAWNSFWTTMEIALISAPLTAAVGLLTAYIIVRQRFVGRNIFEFALMMSFAIPGTVIGISYIMAFNLPPLEMTGTALILVACFVFRNMPVGVRGGVAAMSQLDKSLDEASLTLGATSFRTIRKVILPLLRPAITAALVYSFVRAITSISAVIFLVSAQYNMSTAFIVGLVENGEYGVAIAYSSALIVVMIAVITGFQFIVGERRLRRENRVAIAAPVVIAPTPIGQENPT
- a CDS encoding ABC transporter substrate-binding protein, encoding MRSIKLAAALLATGVSLCAYSAHAAGDLNMICSADPEVCDVMKSLFEKQSDIKVNMVRLSAGETYAKIRAEARNPKTDIWWAGTGDPHLQAAAEGLTQEYKSPLFDQLQDWAKKQAETSKFRTVGVYAGALGWGYNTELLKKKGFKEPKCWADLLDPSYKGEIQIANPNSSGTSYNSLATLVQIMGEDKAFEYLTKLNANISQYTKSGSAPVKSAARGEATIGIVFMHDAVAQTVEGFPIKTVAPCEGTGYEIGSMSIVKGARNLENAEKWYDWALSAEAQSHMKDGKSYQLPSNKFAEVPKEAPKFDDIKLIDYDFAKYGDPTVRKALLSRWNKEIGAKAN
- a CDS encoding LacI family DNA-binding transcriptional regulator, encoding MSQKLFVSADEVAKRAGVSRSAVSRAFTPGASVSASTRQKVVQAAEELGYHVNHLARGLMRNESGIVCLIVSDVATPYRSALLRELTQQLQLAGKVAMLVNTDRSDGSVDRALQQAIRYRADASIIMSGLPDKSIAQLCLRSGQRLVLINRDDDQPGPLRINLDDTEAAQRVVTAFVRAGCRRLAFANSDAGTPSLMARETGFVAAAKAQGLDVTVERYGLTGYESGKVLAQRLLTKSERPDAVFCATDLLACGFMDAARHQFSISVPESLSIVGFDDIEQASWSSYELTTFAQPVMAIASEAVQWLSAEPSGDPDQTSKRLHAEFVWRGSVRAG